In a single window of the Eleginops maclovinus isolate JMC-PN-2008 ecotype Puerto Natales chromosome 6, JC_Emac_rtc_rv5, whole genome shotgun sequence genome:
- the snai2 gene encoding zinc finger protein SNAI2 produces the protein MPRSFLVKKHINSAKKPNYSELESPTVFITPHIYRGLPLPVIPHPEILSPAAYSPITVWTTSSLPLSPLPSDLSPISGYPSSLSDTSSKDHSGSESPRSDEDEQMLPKLTDPHGVEAEKFQCSLCSKSYSTYSGLLKHKQLHCDAQTRKSFSCKYCEKEYVSLGALKMHIRTHTLPCVCKICGKAFSRPWLLQGHIRTHTGEKPFSCPHCNRAFADRSNLRAHLQTHSDVKKYQCKNCSKTFSRMSLLHKHEESGCCVAH, from the exons ATGCCACGCTCTTTTCTGGTCAAGAAACACATAAACTCTGCAAAGAAGCCAAATTATAGTGAGCTGGAAAGCCCAACAG tgttcATCACGCCGCACATCTACCGGGGCCTTCCTCTGCCTGTCATCCCCCATCCGGAGATCCTGAGTCCCGCAGCGTACAGCCCCATCACCGTGTGGACTACCAGCAGTTTACCGCTCTCTCCACTCCCGAGTGACCTCTCCCCCATCTCCGGATACCCCTCATCGCTCTCCGACACCTCCTCTAAAGACCACAGCGGCTCTGAAAGCCCGAGGAGTGATGAAGACGAGCAGATGCTGCCCAAACTGACAGATCCTCACGGAGTGGAGGCAGAGAAATTCCAATGTAGTTTGTGCAGCAAGTCCTACTCCACGTACTCTGGACTGCTCAAGCATAAACAGCTGCACTGCGACGCCCAAACGAGGAAATCTTTCAGTTGTAAATACTGCGAAAAGGAGTATGTGAGCCTGGGAGCTCTCAAAATGCACATAAGGACTCACACTTTGCCCTGCGTTTGCAAAATTTGCGGGAAAGCTTTCTCAAGACCGTGGCTGCTCCAAGGACACATCAGGACGCACACCG GAGAGAAGCCGTTCTCCTGCCCTCACTGCAACAGGGCTTTTGCTGACAGGTCCAATCTCAGGGCTCACCTGCAGACCCATTCGGATGTGAAAAAATACCAATGCAAGAACTGCTCCAAAACCTTCTCCAGGATGTCTCTTCTGCACAAGCATGAGGAATCTGGTTGTTGTGTAGCACACTGA